The stretch of DNA GGCATGCCCGGCACCACACCCATCACAAACAAAACCATGGCAGCGATGCCCAGCGAGCGCGGCGAGGCAAACATCTGTCCCACCACCTGCGCGCCCATCATTTCGGAGTTGTTATTGCGCGTGACCATGATGGCCGCTGCCGTCGACAGCACCAGTGCCGGAATCTGCGCCACCAGACCATCACCGATTGTCAGCAGTGCGTAGCGCTCTGCAGCGGTGGCAAAGTCCAGCCCGTGCTGCATGATCCCGATGGCCAGACCACCGAGAATATTGATCACCAGAATCAGGATGCCGGCGATTGCATCGCCTTTCACAAATTTGCTGGCACCATCCATGGCACCATAAAAGTCTGCTTCCTGGGTGATATCCTGGCGACGGACACGAGCCTGTTCCTGATCGATAATGCCGGCGTTCAGGTCCGCGTCTACCGCCATCTGTTTACCCGGCATGGCATCCAGGGTGAAGCGGGCGCTGACCTCAGCGATACGGCCGGCACCTTTGGTCACGACCACAAAATTGATGATGATCAGGATGAGGAAAACAATCAGACCCACGGCATAGTTGCCGCCAATGACCACCTCACCGAATGACTCGATCACCCGCCCGGCAGCGGCGCCACCCTCATGACCATTAAGTAACACAACCCGCGTGGACGCTACGTTCAAGGCCAGGCGCAATAGAGTGGATACCAGTAGAATAGTCGGAAAAACCGCAAAATCCAGCGGCCGCATGGCGTACACCGCCACGCACAGCACCACCAGAGCGATGGTGATATTGAAGGTGAAAAAGACGTCCAGCAAAAACGGCGGAATTGGCAGCGTCATCATCGCAAGGATGAGTAGCAACAACACAGGTATGCCCAGATTACCGTCAGTCAGACTACGGGCATTGGCCACCAGTGTTGTGCGATTCATGTTGCTGCCCAGATTCATCATGCTCCGGAGAGTGCTCCCTTGACGGCTGACTGTCAGATTACAGTCACCCCGTCCAAATTCTTGACGCTTTATTGGCCTTTTAGGCCAAAAAAGTCGTTACCGGGAGGGGTATCGCAAGACTCATGCCAAAGCTGCCATCCGTTCGGTGGCACTCTGTCGCTAACAAAGTGAGGGGACGGAGACCAGCGCTCCGTCCCCAGCGTCAGTGGTCTCTTTTTAGTTCATCAGGTACGGGAAGATCGCTTGCCAGCGTCGGTCGCGGACCAACACCGCGTGTATGCTGGCGTAGCTGGAAGACATAGGCCAGCACCTGGGCTACGGCTTTGTACAGTCCTTCGGGGATTTCTTCGTCAACTTTGGTGTTGTAATAAATGGCACGCGCCAGAACGGGCGACTCGACAATGGGGATCTCATGTTTGTTGGCGGCCTCGCGGATACGCAACGCCATAAAGTCGATGCCTTTAGCGATCATCACCGGCGCCGCCTGACCACTGCCCTGTTTGTATTTCAGCGCTACGGCGTAATGTTCAGGGTTGGTGATGATGACGTCGGCTTCAGGCAGCGCACCCATCATCTTGTTCTGTGACATCTGATATTGCAGTTGGCGGATACGCTGCTTCACCTCAGGTTTGCCCTCGGTGTCTTTCATTTCATCCTTGACCTGCTGGTGAGTCATACGCAACTTCTCTGTGTGCGAATGAATCTGAAACGGAATATCAACCAGGGTAATCAGAATCATGGCGCAAGACATCGCCAGTACCGACCAGCCGATAATGATCATGGCATTGAGAATGGCAGGACCAATGTCCTGCTGGGAAATTGACATGATGCGATCCATGTTGAACATGAACAGCAGCAGTGCGATACCTGCCACCACCAGCACTTTGGCGGCTGCTTTTGCCAACTCCATCAGCGACTTGGGGCCAAACATGCGCTTGAGCCCGGAGCCCGGATTGAGTCGACTGAACTTGGGCATCACGGCCTTGAAGGTGAAATTCCAGCCGCCCAGACCAATCGGACCCAGAAACGCCGCCACCAACAAAATACCAAACACCGGCAGCAGCAATATCAGACCTTCCATGGCAGATATATCCAGGAATCGGACCATGGCACTGGTATCGAAAATATCCTCACGTGACAGCGAGAAATTCTGATCCATGATTCTGCCCATGGATCTGGCCATCAAACCGCCGAACATCAGCATGGCGGCCGAACCGGTGAGCAGAATGGCCATGGTATTCAGTTCTTTGGAGCGAACCGTATCCCCCTCTTCCCGCGCTTTTTCAAGTCGTTTCGGGGTGGGGTCCTGGGTCTTTTCCGCCGAGGAATCCTGTTCTTCAGCCATGACTTATCGCTCACTGGCAAAAAAGGGTAAATTAAGCGGGCTTACTGCAACAAGGCCCGCATTCGCACGAACATTTCGGCAAAAATGCCTTCGGCCGAGTCCAGAAAAAATCCCATGCTCAGCCAGATAATAAACAGACCAAACATCAGCGCGATGGGGAAACCCAGCGCAAAAATATTCATCTGTGGTGCCGCCCGGGTCATAATGCCAAAGGCGAAGTTGGTCATCAACAGCGCCGTCAATGCAGGCAATGCCAACAGCAGCGCGCTGGAAAATGCCCAGCTTATTGTGGTGACCAGTTGATAGTAGACATCCACATCAAGGCCCGAGGTCGAAATCGGAATCAACTCAAAACTCTCCGCGATCACCTCAATCATGACCAGGTGCCCGTCAAAGGAGATAAACAGCACAGTAACAAACATCAGATAAAAAGTACTGAGAATGGCCACGTTAACGCCATTGCTGGGATCGATCATGGACGCAAAACCCAGCCCCATCTGCATGGCGATCATCTGTCCCAGCAAGACAAACAATTGGAAAAGCATCTGCAGAAAAAAACCCAGTGCCGCGCCAATCAGTACCTGTTGCCCCACAATGAGCATGGCAGTTAATGAGATGCCTTCCACAGCGGGCACATCTGGCAAGGTCGGCGCAATCAGCAGTGCGACAGCAACCGCCAGAATCAGTCTTACCCGTTGCGGCACAAAATTTGATCCGAGCACCGGCGCTGCCAGGAAAAAACCCATCACACGAAACAGCGGCCAAAGAAAACTTCCGACCATGGCGCCTATCTCTGCGTCGGTAAAGGTCAGCACGGACTCAGCCTATCAGGTTCGGAATACTGAAGATGAGCGTCTCGGAGTGATCCAGAATCTTTTGCAGCAACCAGGGACCGGTAACAATAATCACTATCAAAGTGATCAGCAAACGTGGCAAAAAGCTCAGCGTTTGTTCGTTGATCTGGGTTGCCGCCTGAAAAGTACTGATCAGAAGACCGACGATCAGGCTTGGCATGACAATAACTGCCACCAGCAACACGATCAGCCACATGGCTTCGCGCCAGATAGTTACCGCTACGTCAGGTGTCATTGTCTACACTCCAAAACTCATCGCCAATGTGCCAATCACCATCGCCCAGCCATCCACGAGCACGAACAACATGATCTTGAACGGCAGTGAAATGATGATTGGCGACAGCATCATCATACCCATGGCCATCAACACACTGGCTACTACCAGGTCAATGACCAGAAACGGAATAAACAGCATAAAACCAATCTGAAAAGCCGTTTTAAGCTCGCTGGTCACAAAGGCGGGAATCAGTACCGTCATGGGCACATCATCAATACCGGCGAGATCTGTGTTGTCGGAAAGCTCCAGAAACAACTGCAGATCCGATTCGCGGGTCTGTGCCGCCATGAAGGCACGGAATGGAATCTCCGCCTGCGCCAGGGCCTGGTCGGCATTCAATTCCTCATTTATGTAAGGCTGCAGGGCATTCTGATTCACCTGTTGAAAAACCGGTGTCATGATAAAAATCGACAGGAACAGTGCCAGACCTAACAGAATCTGATTGGATGGTGTGGACTGCAGACCCAGGGCCTGCCTGAGAATCGCAAACACCACAATAATACGGGTAAAAGACGTCATCATCATGGCCAGTGCAGGCAGCAGGGTCAGCGCCGTCATGATGAAGAGAATCTGCAGCGTGACAGAATATTGCTGCGTGCCGTCGTCGCCGGTGGTCACAGCCAGGGCCGGGATGCCGTTCAGGAAGTTATCCTGCACGGCCGTGGTTTCAGCCTGTTCATCTGCGGTGCTGAGCACGTCCTGGGCCAGTGTGTGGGGGCTGGCCAGGAGGGTCAGCAGCAGAATGATGGGGAGGATCAGGCGCATTATTTGATGCTCT from Pseudohongiella spirulinae encodes:
- the flhB gene encoding flagellar biosynthesis protein FlhB, with the protein product MAEEQDSSAEKTQDPTPKRLEKAREEGDTVRSKELNTMAILLTGSAAMLMFGGLMARSMGRIMDQNFSLSREDIFDTSAMVRFLDISAMEGLILLLPVFGILLVAAFLGPIGLGGWNFTFKAVMPKFSRLNPGSGLKRMFGPKSLMELAKAAAKVLVVAGIALLLFMFNMDRIMSISQQDIGPAILNAMIIIGWSVLAMSCAMILITLVDIPFQIHSHTEKLRMTHQQVKDEMKDTEGKPEVKQRIRQLQYQMSQNKMMGALPEADVIITNPEHYAVALKYKQGSGQAAPVMIAKGIDFMALRIREAANKHEIPIVESPVLARAIYYNTKVDEEIPEGLYKAVAQVLAYVFQLRQHTRGVGPRPTLASDLPVPDELKRDH
- the fliR gene encoding flagellar biosynthetic protein FliR, translating into MLTFTDAEIGAMVGSFLWPLFRVMGFFLAAPVLGSNFVPQRVRLILAVAVALLIAPTLPDVPAVEGISLTAMLIVGQQVLIGAALGFFLQMLFQLFVLLGQMIAMQMGLGFASMIDPSNGVNVAILSTFYLMFVTVLFISFDGHLVMIEVIAESFELIPISTSGLDVDVYYQLVTTISWAFSSALLLALPALTALLMTNFAFGIMTRAAPQMNIFALGFPIALMFGLFIIWLSMGFFLDSAEGIFAEMFVRMRALLQ
- the fliQ gene encoding flagellar biosynthesis protein FliQ: MTPDVAVTIWREAMWLIVLLVAVIVMPSLIVGLLISTFQAATQINEQTLSFLPRLLITLIVIIVTGPWLLQKILDHSETLIFSIPNLIG
- the fliP gene encoding flagellar type III secretion system pore protein FliP (The bacterial flagellar biogenesis protein FliP forms a type III secretion system (T3SS)-type pore required for flagellar assembly.), with the protein product MRLILPIILLLTLLASPHTLAQDVLSTADEQAETTAVQDNFLNGIPALAVTTGDDGTQQYSVTLQILFIMTALTLLPALAMMMTSFTRIIVVFAILRQALGLQSTPSNQILLGLALFLSIFIMTPVFQQVNQNALQPYINEELNADQALAQAEIPFRAFMAAQTRESDLQLFLELSDNTDLAGIDDVPMTVLIPAFVTSELKTAFQIGFMLFIPFLVIDLVVASVLMAMGMMMLSPIIISLPFKIMLFVLVDGWAMVIGTLAMSFGV